A region of the Microcystis aeruginosa FD4 genome:
GAAAATTCGTTGATCACTTTGCCTAACAGGAATCTTCTGATAATTTAATTTTGCTCCTGTTAATTCTTCTAGAATATCAAATAGTTCCAGTAAAGAAAGACTATTTTCCACTCCTCCTCCAATATTAAAAACTTCCCCCTTAACATTATCGATATGCTCAACAGCCGCTAGATAACAAGCGATCGCATCACTAGCATATAAGACATCTCGTACCTGCTTACCACTACCTGAAATGGTAAATGGTTCTGCTTGATGATTAGCTTTGGCTTCTAAGGCTTTTTGACAAAACCAACCAATCCATCCCTGATCGTAGGTAGAAAACTGACGACCTCCATAAATCGAAGAATGACGGAACACAACCGTTCTTAGAGCGAAAATACGAGCATAGTCTAACATATATTGATCCCCCGCACCCTTGGAGCATCCATAAGGTGAGTGAAAATCAAGAGGAATAGATTCATCAAACCCTTGAGGATGATCTGGACAAAAATAACGCTTTTCTCGTTCCTGATATTCCCATTGCTCCAGGTCTCCGTAAACTTTGTTGGTTGAAGAATAGACTATCACACTATCAGGAGAATGCTGACGCACAGCTTCTAAGACATTGAGAGTCCCCAAGGCATTAATTTCAAAATCCATACGGGGATTAGCAATGGAAGTAGTCATTGCCACCTGTCCCGCTAAATGAAAAATAACATCAGGTTTAAACTCTTTGATTGTAAGATTTACGTCATTGGTGTTACGAATATCTCCATGGGCAAATTGAAATTGACCTTGAGTTCGCAACCAGTTAAGATTTTGTTCTGAACCAGAACGATACAAATTATCAAAAACGAGCAATTCTTCTCCTTCTTTCAATATTTGTGCAGCAATGTTGCTACCCAGAAATCCACAGCCACCAGTAATTAAATATTTCATTGATTGATACTACTCCTTTCCTGATCGATAGTATACCTTAATCCTTCAACTAAAGAAATTTTGGGTTGCCAACCTAGTTTTAATAACATTGAAAT
Encoded here:
- a CDS encoding NAD-dependent epimerase/dehydratase family protein is translated as MKYLITGGCGFLGSNIAAQILKEGEELLVFDNLYRSGSEQNLNWLRTQGQFQFAHGDIRNTNDVNLTIKEFKPDVIFHLAGQVAMTTSIANPRMDFEINALGTLNVLEAVRQHSPDSVIVYSSTNKVYGDLEQWEYQEREKRYFCPDHPQGFDESIPLDFHSPYGCSKGAGDQYMLDYARIFALRTVVFRHSSIYGGRQFSTYDQGWIGWFCQKALEAKANHQAEPFTISGSGKQVRDVLYASDAIACYLAAVEHIDNVKGEVFNIGGGVENSLSLLELFDILEELTGAKLNYQKIPVRQSDQRIFIADISKATTQLQWKPKVSSREGVSKMLNWLSNQ